In the Blautia coccoides genome, TAAAGGCTCACGAAGAGAAGGATGACTATTTTGCTGTTATACTGGACTGGAAGATGCCGGAGATGGATGGACTGGAGACTGTGAGAGCCATCCGTGAAAAGCTGGATACGGATGTGCCAATCATAATCGTCTCAGCTTATGATTACTCTGAAATAGAGGATGAATTTTTGCAGGCAGGGGCAGATGCGTTTATCACAAAGCCTCTCTTTAAATCAAAAATGCTGCAGGTCCTCCATGTATTCCTCTCATCTGACAGTGGTGATGAAAGAAATGTGCAGGAGGAGAATATACATACCCGGATGGACTGTAAAAAGATCCTGCTGGCAGAGGACAATGATATGAACCGTGAGATAGCAGTGGAACTGCTTCAGATGCAGAATATCCTTGTAGACGCAGTGGAAAACGGACAGCGTGCTGTGGAAGCGTTTGAAGCTTCCGCCATAGGTGAATATAATGCGGTCCTGATGGACATACAGATGCCGGTCATGAATGGCTACGACGCGACCACTGCCATTCGGTCACTGAACCGGTGCGACGCCGGAACAGTGCCGATCATAGCATTGACAGCAGATGCATTTACCGCGGATGTGGCAAAAGCCCGCAGCAAGGGAATGAATGACCATATCGCAAAGCCCATTGAAATAAAAAGGCTGCTTGATGTGTTAAATAAATGGATGGAATGACCGGATTCCCATGGCGGTGAGCTGTTCTGCGGTAAAGGCCAGTTCAGATTGGAGCAGTTCTTCCAGTTTGGCGGAAAATTCCTCCCAATCGGAACGGCTGAGACATTCCAGAAAATGATCAAGGGAGGCAAGGCAGATTTTTTTTGATTCTTCGCTGTCTTCCTTTATGCTCCGCAGTGGATACCCCCACAAAAGCTGCCGAAACAATTCACCGTATACGATTCGGATGGCCTGCAGCGGTGCAAAGTGTGTGAGCAGTTCCAGAATGCCGTAGACAGCCAGTTCATATCTCTGAAGGCGTCGCAGCAAAGTCAGCCGCTTTATAAACTGAAGCCTTGCCTCCTGATCCAGGGATTCCACAGTGATTTTTGAAACTTCCCTGCATGATAAAAAGAGGATCTGGAGGCTCTGTGCATAATCCGAAAGGCGTCTCCTGACAGCAGGCTGAGTCAGGTCGCAGTTTTCTGAAATTTCATTCTTATGCAGTATTTTGGTGCCGTGCCCGTTTACGGACTTTGTGACCCCGATACTGTTGAGCAGGGAAAGGGTGCGCCGTATGGTGCTGACTGAGACCTGCTTTTCTTTTGCCATTTTTTCCAGGGAGGGCAAAAAGCTTCCGGGAGTATATCGGCCCCTGTTGATATCCGTCAATATTTCCATGCCAAGGGTATAACAGAGCTGGGAGGCTTTTTTATAACTGTTCCAATGGAAGGCTGTTTGGGTTACGGGTTCCCCGGAGTCTATATTATTTTCATAGAAATCGTATAATACAGATGCCAGGCGGTCCTGAAAGGCTTCCACGGAAGTCCGGAGCGAAGGCCAATTTTGTTCCCGGCATAGTTGGAGCGTGTGCAGCAGAGGGCTGTCCTTCCACTTAAAGTGCTTTATATTTTGTGGAACGCTGAGAAAAGGAGCCTGAAAAAACATGAATACCTGCCAGACCAGGCGCATGAGGAGATCATTTTTCAGGGAACCGTAGATGTGCAGCATATACTGTATCAAGGAGTAAGAGGCAAGGCAGTCCTGCTGCGATGTGATGGACTCGATCTGATCCAATAATTTTGGTCCGGCATTTTTTAGACAGACACATTGGATATGGGCAAAAAGCGGCTTCATGGAGAGACTCAGATCAAGCATGGCATTTTTTCTCAATGCAAAATAAGACAGTATGTGACTGCTGATCTCCTGTTCGTTAAATTGAACGGCAACGGCAGCTCCGATGTGTTTGGAAAGTGTGATATACCCTTCCTTTTTCAGACGTAAATAGGCGGAACGGACAGTGTCCGGGGAAACGAACAGCAGTTGGCCCGCCTCCTCTATTGTCGGCAGACGGTCACCTAAGCGATAGGTGCCGAATTCTATCTGTGTCACAAAAATATGGTAGATCACCTGCTGTAATTCCATTTCACTTCCCACAATATTTTCCTCCGTAATTATTTTCTCTATATATCATGCATGTTCTTCAGTCAATAATATAACATTATTTTTCGGGGAATGCTACCGGACAGGCAGAAATACTGCCCGCAGGAATCCCGCGCCTGTGTGTGAAGGCCTGGGGGTCTCTTCTGCAGCAAAAAATCAGGTATCAGACGATACCTGATTTTTTGCTGTCCATTCTGTGTACAGAAGGCTCAGAGTGTATCAGAGATAAAACCCAAGGTACTGTCAGCCGCTGTGCCGCTGATGACATAGCTGGCTGTATTCCGGCAGGATTCCGAGTATACAAATATCTGATGGGCCTCCCGGTCAGGCCCCTGCGGAATTTCCGCATAAAAGGTTATGCAGGAGCCTTCCGGTATTCCGTGATCCTTAAGGCTTATGGTGGCGGAAGCACCGGTGGCGAGCATGGTGCGTCCCTTCTCATAGATCCGGCTGCCCCGGCAGTCCACATAGACAAAGCCGGGGCGCACTATGAAGTCTCCCTTGTTTTGTAATTTGATATGGCTGATCTCTTTCATGTAAAGACTCCTTTTCACAGAATATCTTCTGTAGATACTCTATGCGGGAATCCTTCAAATCAGTATACTTACTTAAATGCAACCTCCAGGCGCACGGGCTGGTGGTCTGTATGTTCAAATCCCACATCAATGACATTTACACTTCTGACTGCCAGGTTGTCAGACACGATGAAACCGTCAATGACATATACCTGAGAGGTGTCATAAGATCCTGTGTAAGGGGCATTCAGCAGACGGCAGGTGGGATAGGAATCGTCAATGGCAAAGGAAAAGTGATCGGGCAGGTCACTGTCTCCGATGATACCCGGGGTCCAGTCCTCCTTGTTGGTGACAGGGTATTTGTCAACGCCCTGGAAAGTCTGGTTAAAATCTCCTCCCGCAATGACATAGTTTCCTTTTTCATATTCTTGGGAAAGTATATCTGCAAGCATTTTGCTCTGGGCTATTTTCCCCTCTCCGCTGTCGTAAGCCTCCAGATGGAAATTGATAAGCACTAATTCGTTGGAGGAATCCTTTAGCGGGAACCTTGTGACCAGAAGACAGCGCTTCAGGTTACAGGTCTTAACAGGCCAGGAGAAAGATTCCGGCAGTGAAATTCTGGAAGCATCTGTCACATAGTTATCCGTTAAAGTTACCAGGCCGCTTTCCACATGGCCAATGGGAGGAAGCGGATAAGGTACGAAATCGCACTTGAAATTATACGCAAAGAAGCTGTTCTTATTCAGCGCTTCGCTGTAGGCAGTGCGCTGGTCAATGCCGTAAGAGCGAGTGGAATTAATGTCAACCTCCTGTAGAAAGTACATGTCGGAGGGATTGTCCTTTAGGACGTTTGTGATACCGGACAGATTGTCTTCTACCAGAGCTTTGGAATCCGGTTTAACTTTGCTTCCGCCGTCCATGAAAAAATCCTCGTCCTTGCTCAGCGATGCATAGCCGGTGTTGTAGCTCATGACAGAGAATGGACGGCTAAGGGAGAGGAGTTCCCCGTCTTTGTAACTGCCTGTCAGAGTCTCCTCCGCCTTTGGCCGGTATTCCCGTATTGTCAGGAAAACCAAAAGAAGCAGTAAGATTCCTGCAAGTATCAGTAAAAGGATACCAATGCCTTTCAAAACGGTTTTTGCTTTTTCCATAATGTACCTCCTCTTTTTCGCTATATTTTCATTATAATCGACTTGCCGGGAAACTGTAAAGGAGTTTATTCATTATCAAATTGACGCGGCATCCCTGCTCCTATATAATAGATAGAAAAGGCAGAGAGCCGGAAATCGGGAAGAAGGAATACTATGCAGAGAAAAAAGAGGTGGATGACAGCAGTTCTTCTCATCTTTGCAATTGGTTTCATAATAGGAGCATCCTTTTACTATGCTGCTTATATTCATGACATTCTGGAAAATGAAACGAATGCCTATGCCCAGGAGCTTGCGCAGCAGAGTATCAAGCTGATCAATGAGAGGGTGAATAATGACTATCTGTATCTGGAAGGGATAGCCGATTCTATCGGAGGACAGACAACGCCTGTCAATTCCCAGAGAGTTTTAGATATTCTGGAGCAAAAGTCAAAGATTACACGTTTTACCAGGCTTGCTGTGGTGGATCTGGACGGGAATATGTATTTTAACGGCATGGAACAGCAGAGGAATGTGAAGGTCAGGGGATATTTCCAAAAGGCCGTTCAGGGAGAGAGTTCGGTGGAAAGCGTGACCGGCACCAACAGCGGCAGAATGATGGTGATCAGCGTACCTATTTATCGTGACAATGAGGTGAAAGGTGTTGTGCTGGGACAGTATACCATGGACGAGCTGGAAGATCTCATGTCCATTCAATATTTTAACGGAGAGGGATATAACTATATCACAGATTCCACAGGCGAAGTTTTAGTGCACTCAGAGCAGGGGAACGCAAAAGAAAATATACTGGAGGATCTGGAAAATGTGATCGGCAGAGCGTTCAGCAGACAGGATCTCCGGGAGTTTGCGGATCACATGAAAGAAAAGGAAAATGGGTATATCCGTTATCAGAAAAGCGGCAAAGAGTATATATTGGAATATACGGCTGTAGGGATCAATGACTGGTATCTGCTTTTGGTGATCCCCTGTAATGTGGTGGATGCCAAGACAAAAGACATCATTGACGGCACTGCGGTTTACTGCGTCGCAGTTCTTCTGGTGCTGGGGCTGATGGCATTTGGAATGCTGAACAGCCGCCGCAAAACCCATAAAAAAATAAAACAGGCGTATGAAAATATCCGCTCTATTTACCGGACTGTGCCCAGCGCCATAGTGCGTTTTCGCCTGGAAGGGGATCTGCCGATCCTGGATTCAAACAATGGGTTCTATCAGTTTATGGAATATTCTGCTGAGGAGTACCGGAAAAAGTATGGTACGTCCCTTCAGCCGGTTTTGGATGAGGAGGACCGGGAGTGGTTTTTGAATCTCAGGGAAGGGCTGGTCTCCAGAGAATTTCTCATACAATGCAGGAATGAGCAGAACAAATGGGCATATGGGAATTTTGATGTGCAGAGACAGGAGGGCAGCCTGGTGGTACAGTGTGCCTTTATAGATATCAGCCATCAGAAGCAGCAGCTCAAAGAAGCTGTCAAAAGCGCAGGCAGGGATTCTCTGACCGGTTTAAAAAATAAGAGGGCCTTGGAACAGGAGATGGACAAAATGATCGAGGAGAGCGGTAATACAGGAGCGTTCCTGATCATGGATCTGGATAATTTTAAGAATGTGAACGATACGCTGGGACATCCCCAGGGGGACAGGGTGCTTCAGCTCTTTGCGGCCTGTATGAAAAATACGTTCCGCCAGGATGATTTTATAGGGCGTATGGGCGGTGATGAGTTTGTGGTATATATTAAAAATGTCAATGAACGCCAGAAAATTTCCAGGAAGACCGGGCAGCTCATGGTGAATTTCCAGAGCAGCCTGCCGGAAGGGTTTGGCGGATGCAGATTGTCCGTCAGTATAGGCGTGGCGCTGGTTCCCCGGGACGGGACAGCCTTTTCTGAGCTTTATCAGAAATCGGATAAGGCGCTCTATGAAGCAAAAAAACGCGGGAAAAACCAGGTCTGTTTTTATGAGGAATAGAGGAAACAGTTGAATAGAGGAACGGGAGCAGTCAACCGGACGGCTCCCGTTCCTCTTTACATGTTGTGCAGAAATTCATCAATATAGTATAGGGCGGCGCCCACAGGTGGGGCAAGCTGTCCGTGACTGCTCAAAAAGATAAAATCATTCTGCTGTTTGAAGGGTGAGATGTCTGTGATCATTTGTGTCAGCAGTTCCAGATCCTCCGGGAGAAAAAAGGGGGCCAGATATCCGCTTATGATGACATAGCAGTCCAGCACCACATTCAGGCTGCAGACTGCAAATGCCAGGTGCCGCAGATAATCCTTCCAGATTTTAGAAAATGCAGGATTACCGAGACGCAGCTCCGCGAAAAAGGAGGGAATATCAGTACCGGCAGCATGCTCCAGGCTGTCTGCGGAACAGTAGGTTTCCAGACAGCCCCGTTCTCCGCAATAGCAGAGGGGACCATCGGGATTGATGCACATATGTTCGATGGAACCACTGTGCATACCCAGGCCGTTATGTACTTTTCCGTCCAATATGACGGCGCCGCCCAGATTCTGGTTCAGCAGAACAACAATGGAATCACGGAATTTTTCCTGATGCCAGGTCTCCAGATAACCGGCAGCCTTGGAGTCGTGCTCCAGACGGCAGGGGTAGGGAATATGGCGGGAAAAATCAGAAAGCTTCATACCCGTATGGTCCAGTACCCTGCCATAGCTAACCGAAGAGCCGTCAGTGGAGATCAGACCCTGGATCGCGATTGCGGCCCCCAGGATCCGGCTTGGGGAAAACGCGTATTTTACCGTGAAAGCATTTACCTTTTGCCCCACCTGTTCACAGTAGGCAGAGGAAACCTGGAAAGGGATGGTGTAGGATTCCTGCTCCAGAATATTGCCGTACAGATCCACAGCGGCAATATGAAGCCTTTTCCTGAGGATCTCAATGCCGAGAGAAATCCGCGCCGTTGGCAGGATGCGGATCGCCCGGGCCTTTCTGCCTCCTGTAGACTCAAAGCAGCCCTTCCGCTCGATCATACCCTCTTCTTCCAGAAGCTTCAGATTCTGTGTGACAGTGTTCATACCCATCTCCAGAGCAGAGGCAATTCCCTGCTTGGAGATGGTCCTGCTGTCATATATGAGATGATATACTTTGCTTTTATTTATTTTTTTTATTTCCATTGTGGTCATTCCAGTTGTCTTCATAAAATTCCTCCCGCTGTCTTGCTGATTCTATTTTAGTATGCAGAAAAGAAAAACACAATTACTAATCAAAAGATATAGCAAAATGAATAAAAATTTATATATAATATTGGCATTATTGTCAATTGTAATCGTTTGTCCTTTGCTATATAGTGAACTTATGCGTAATACATAATCATAAGTTGGATAATTTATAGTTCAGGAGGATTCGGATATGAGAAGTGCGGTATTTTACGGAAAACATGATCTGAGGGTGGAAGAGCATGAGGTGCCTGCTGTGGGCCCCCATGATGTACTGATCCAGGTTAAGGCATGTGGTGTGTGCGGAACGGATGTCCATATCTATGAGGGGGATAAGGGGGCTGCGGAAGTGACTCCGCCCACTATTTTAGGGCATGAATTTGCCGGCATCATCAGTGAAGTGGGAAGTCAGGTGAAGAATTACAAGCCGGGAGACCGGGTATGCATTGACCCCAACTGTTACTGCGGAGCCTGTGACCCGTGCAGGAATGGGGTTGCACACTACTGTGAGAATATGATAGGATACGGAACTACCGTGGACGGCGGTTTTGCAGAATATTGCTCGGTAGATGAACGTCAGGTATATCTTCTGGGAGAGAATACCACCTTTGAACAGGGAGCTATGGCAGAACCTGTGGCCTGCTGTCTTCATGGGATCGACATGTGTGAGATCCAGCCCGGACACCAAGTGGTCGTTATCGGAGGCGGAATGATCGGCCTTCTGATGCTTCAGCTTGCAAAGCTGGCCGGAGCAGCTAAGGTGGCACTTCTGGAGCCGGTGGAAAATAAAAGAGAAGTGGGAAAGAAGCTGGGTGCTGATATCTGCATTGACCCCATGAGAGAAGATGTAAAAAGCCGTCTGGCAGAATGCGGGATGAACTGGGTGAATGTGGTGATCGAATGTGTGGGACGTCCGTCCACAATTGAGCAGGCCATTGACATAGCAGGGAATAAAGCAGTTGTGATGATGTTTGGACTGACAAAGCCGGATGAACAGATTGCAGTGAAACCATTTCAGATCTTCCAGAAGGAGCTGGTGCTGAAGGCATCTTATATTAATCCTTATACACAGAGAAGGGCCTTGGACCTGATCAATTCCGGAAGACTGGATGTGAGCAGTATGGTGTATGAGGTATGCGGGCTTAATGAATTGGAGGATGTATTGAGCAGGCCGGAGATAAGGGCCAATGGGAAGTACATTATCTCTCCGGAAAAATAATGTGATATTGTGAGAGCTGCCGGGTGGAAGATGAAAGATTTTCACCCGGCAGCTCTTATCATGTTCTGTGAAAGTATCCCTTTTTTCCAAATGGAAGCCTGCGTCTTTCTTATGATAATAAAGCTCTGAAAAATACCCAGATCAAACAGAAATTATGTGATCTGGTCACATAAGATTTATAAATATGAAATTTATGGAGAAAACCTATTGACATTTGTAACTGTAACTAATATAATTTCAGTATGAACTGTAACAATGAAAATAACAATATGGAGGTTATACCATGAGAAGACGGAGACAGTATTTGGCGGCAATGGCAGTGACAGCAGTGGTAGCGGCCGGGGTACTTGCAGGTTGTGGAAATAAAGAGGATGATACAGCTAAGACAAAGGCACAGACTGAGGAGAGCGCAGAAAGCCAGAAAGAGGAAAGTGCAGTTTCCAAAAGCGCAGGCAAGGATGCGTCTGAAGAAAACGTGCAGGCAGAAGAA is a window encoding:
- a CDS encoding GntR family transcriptional regulator, with amino-acid sequence MGSEMELQQVIYHIFVTQIEFGTYRLGDRLPTIEEAGQLLFVSPDTVRSAYLRLKKEGYITLSKHIGAAVAVQFNEQEISSHILSYFALRKNAMLDLSLSMKPLFAHIQCVCLKNAGPKLLDQIESITSQQDCLASYSLIQYMLHIYGSLKNDLLMRLVWQVFMFFQAPFLSVPQNIKHFKWKDSPLLHTLQLCREQNWPSLRTSVEAFQDRLASVLYDFYENNIDSGEPVTQTAFHWNSYKKASQLCYTLGMEILTDINRGRYTPGSFLPSLEKMAKEKQVSVSTIRRTLSLLNSIGVTKSVNGHGTKILHKNEISENCDLTQPAVRRRLSDYAQSLQILFLSCREVSKITVESLDQEARLQFIKRLTLLRRLQRYELAVYGILELLTHFAPLQAIRIVYGELFRQLLWGYPLRSIKEDSEESKKICLASLDHFLECLSRSDWEEFSAKLEELLQSELAFTAEQLTAMGIRSFHPFI
- a CDS encoding endonuclease/exonuclease/phosphatase family protein is translated as MEKAKTVLKGIGILLLILAGILLLLLVFLTIREYRPKAEETLTGSYKDGELLSLSRPFSVMSYNTGYASLSKDEDFFMDGGSKVKPDSKALVEDNLSGITNVLKDNPSDMYFLQEVDINSTRSYGIDQRTAYSEALNKNSFFAYNFKCDFVPYPLPPIGHVESGLVTLTDNYVTDASRISLPESFSWPVKTCNLKRCLLVTRFPLKDSSNELVLINFHLEAYDSGEGKIAQSKMLADILSQEYEKGNYVIAGGDFNQTFQGVDKYPVTNKEDWTPGIIGDSDLPDHFSFAIDDSYPTCRLLNAPYTGSYDTSQVYVIDGFIVSDNLAVRSVNVIDVGFEHTDHQPVRLEVAFK
- a CDS encoding sensor domain-containing diguanylate cyclase encodes the protein MQRKKRWMTAVLLIFAIGFIIGASFYYAAYIHDILENETNAYAQELAQQSIKLINERVNNDYLYLEGIADSIGGQTTPVNSQRVLDILEQKSKITRFTRLAVVDLDGNMYFNGMEQQRNVKVRGYFQKAVQGESSVESVTGTNSGRMMVISVPIYRDNEVKGVVLGQYTMDELEDLMSIQYFNGEGYNYITDSTGEVLVHSEQGNAKENILEDLENVIGRAFSRQDLREFADHMKEKENGYIRYQKSGKEYILEYTAVGINDWYLLLVIPCNVVDAKTKDIIDGTAVYCVAVLLVLGLMAFGMLNSRRKTHKKIKQAYENIRSIYRTVPSAIVRFRLEGDLPILDSNNGFYQFMEYSAEEYRKKYGTSLQPVLDEEDREWFLNLREGLVSREFLIQCRNEQNKWAYGNFDVQRQEGSLVVQCAFIDISHQKQQLKEAVKSAGRDSLTGLKNKRALEQEMDKMIEESGNTGAFLIMDLDNFKNVNDTLGHPQGDRVLQLFAACMKNTFRQDDFIGRMGGDEFVVYIKNVNERQKISRKTGQLMVNFQSSLPEGFGGCRLSVSIGVALVPRDGTAFSELYQKSDKALYEAKKRGKNQVCFYEE
- a CDS encoding ROK family transcriptional regulator, which codes for MKTTGMTTMEIKKINKSKVYHLIYDSRTISKQGIASALEMGMNTVTQNLKLLEEEGMIERKGCFESTGGRKARAIRILPTARISLGIEILRKRLHIAAVDLYGNILEQESYTIPFQVSSAYCEQVGQKVNAFTVKYAFSPSRILGAAIAIQGLISTDGSSVSYGRVLDHTGMKLSDFSRHIPYPCRLEHDSKAAGYLETWHQEKFRDSIVVLLNQNLGGAVILDGKVHNGLGMHSGSIEHMCINPDGPLCYCGERGCLETYCSADSLEHAAGTDIPSFFAELRLGNPAFSKIWKDYLRHLAFAVCSLNVVLDCYVIISGYLAPFFLPEDLELLTQMITDISPFKQQNDFIFLSSHGQLAPPVGAALYYIDEFLHNM
- a CDS encoding zinc-dependent alcohol dehydrogenase family protein, translated to MRSAVFYGKHDLRVEEHEVPAVGPHDVLIQVKACGVCGTDVHIYEGDKGAAEVTPPTILGHEFAGIISEVGSQVKNYKPGDRVCIDPNCYCGACDPCRNGVAHYCENMIGYGTTVDGGFAEYCSVDERQVYLLGENTTFEQGAMAEPVACCLHGIDMCEIQPGHQVVVIGGGMIGLLMLQLAKLAGAAKVALLEPVENKREVGKKLGADICIDPMREDVKSRLAECGMNWVNVVIECVGRPSTIEQAIDIAGNKAVVMMFGLTKPDEQIAVKPFQIFQKELVLKASYINPYTQRRALDLINSGRLDVSSMVYEVCGLNELEDVLSRPEIRANGKYIISPEK